In Miscanthus floridulus cultivar M001 chromosome 5, ASM1932011v1, whole genome shotgun sequence, one genomic interval encodes:
- the LOC136449536 gene encoding mini-chromosome maintenance complex-binding protein-like: MVGPQYDLVGNPLGAVRATFERTAAAAAAESGGADPVAAFRGKDWGAGDLFRSFLFEQDGLGKVPVLDASNLGLIKPNTLVRYRGMVQDMLGNEYYIGAFKDGSTWRTNKYTDFSPFSMPHPCDSHLWERHLFHCVPAPGQNSWTLESSPGPDVRRMSNCLAPELREKRKRDGDDDAMDVSENGHGESSFCKKPKEGDVHVSSSSTEVAGTVPEMNGGDHHIPGSSFSCLVKIYDMPESQVKLNDVIEFIGVYTFDPELAAPSDNPDDIMLDLMEDVTVQLPPSKVPRLHCLVWRKLSSHDFISRPVVEPSPSLLKGIRQSLLSHLTLVLGNDELAAQCLLLHLLSRLRNRVDVVTVGRLSLNFTGFNKESASIFGNQLYSLIQKLVPYSQAIPLSIDYLNSATLQPRKDNKSGRLVTGVLQLPQGTHLTFDETLLQTGSLTSKGVENTMLLKNLMESQKVDYDFEYYKLEMAADVQLLTLSEGKSNILPSDLVVPFRPSSVPTVNAGAEETESWRWYLATVRSLPQSTEPETYQMIQDEMVSAMRDDRSLGCSELSRWLTMAQIMASSFGEKSLSLEHWHMVKELERLRKQRMQ, from the exons atggTGGGGCCGCAGTACGATCTCGTCGGGAACCCGCTGGGCGCGGTGCGCGCCACCTTCGAGAggacggccgcggcggcggccgcggagtCCGGAGGAGCCGACCCTGTGGCGGCGTTCCGGGGCAAGGATTGGGGCGCCGGCGACCTCTTCCGCTCCTTCCTCTTCGAGCAAGACGGCCTTGGCAAG GTTCCGGTGTTGGATGCATCAAATCTTGGATTGATCAAACCAAACACCCTGGTCCGGTACCGGGGAATGGTTCAGGATATGCTTGGGAATGAGTACTACATTGGTGCTTTCAAG GATGGGTCAACTTGGAGGACAAACAAGTACACTGACTTCTCACCGTTCTCAATGCCACATCCTTGTGATTCACATCTTTGGGAGCGGCATCTCTTCCACTGTGTGCCT GCACCTGGACAAAATTCTTGGACACTGGAGTCTTCACCAGGACCCGATGTCCGCAGGATGTCAAACTGCTTGGCACCTGAATTAAGAGAGAAAAGGAAGAGAGATGGGGATGATGATGCTATGGAT GTTTCAGAAAATGGGCACGGAGAGTCTTCATTCTGCAAGAAGCCG AAGGAAGGCGATGTTCATGTCTCATCCAGTTCAACTGAAGTGGCAGGAACTGTTCCAGAGATGAATGGAGGCGATCATCATATACCTGGAAGCTCATTTTCATGTCTAGTGAAG ATCTATGACATGCCTGAAAGTCAAGTGAAGCTAAATGATGTTATTGAGTTTATTGGTGTATATACATTTGACCCAGAACTTGCTGCTCCTAGTGACAACCCAGATGATATAATGTTAGACCTCATGGAAGATGTAACAGTTCAGTTGCCTCCGAGCAAG GTGCCACGTCTTCACTGTTTGGTATGGAGAAAATTATCATCCCACGATTTTATTTCAAGGCCTGTTGTTGAG CCTTCACCTAGCCTGTTAAAAGGCATTCGGCAATCTTTGCTCTCACACCTCACCCTTGTGTTAGGCAATGATGAACTTGCAGCCCAGTGCTTGCTGTTGCATCTTCTATCCAGA CTTCGCAATAGGGTGGACGTGGTCACTGTTGGCAGACTCTCCTTGAATTTCACTGGCTTCAACAAGGAAAGTGCTTCCATATTTGGGAATCAACTGTATTCTTTGATCCAGAAATTGGTGCCATATTCACAAGCCATACCTCTGTCAATTGACTATCTCAACTCAGCCACACTTCAACCTAGAAAGGACAACAAGTCAGGAAG GTTGGTCACAGGAGTTCTGCAGCTACCTCAAGGCACTCATCTGACCTTTGATGAGACTCTTCTGCAGACAGGGTCATTGACATCTAAAGGTGTGGAAAATACCATGCTGCTCAAGAATCTGATGGAGTCGCAGAAG GTTGACTACGATTTTGAGTACTACAAGCTGGAAATGGCAGCTGATGTGCAGCTACTTACTCTCTCTGAGGGAAAATCAAACATCCTTCCTTCAGACTTGGTAGTGCCTTTCCGGCCATCCTCTGTTCCCACAGTTAATGCAGGTGCTGAGGAAACTGAAAGTTGGAGGTGGTATTTGGCCACAGTAAGGTCTCTTCCTCAGTCCACTGAACCTGAGACTTACCAG ATGATTCAAGATGAAATGGTCAGTGCGATGCGCGATGATAGGAGCTTGGGTTGTTCTGAACTTAGCAG ATGGCTAACAATGGCACAAATAATGGCCTCGAGCTTTGGCGAGAAGAGTCTTTCTTTGGAGCACTGGCACATGGTGAAGGAGCTTGAGAGGCTTAGAAAGCAGAGGATGCAATGA
- the LOC136451550 gene encoding uncharacterized protein isoform X1 — protein MCSITRLAFVLALAIASSTEVAESRDFNILAQGSLPDAAKGLGLTASSGKLCQLCEQYSTEALFYLTQNETRTEILSILHHECASLAPLKQQCITLVDYYVPLFFLEVSMVTPEKFCESMHLCKKGMKISLPTREGTCGLCHHVVVEILVMVKDPNTQLEVIDLLTKTCSKAQNYEQQCKRLVLKYTPLILVKGQKFLETTDVCSAIHACKAGTQASMEAMPLSATL, from the exons ATGTGCTCAATAACGAGGCTCGCGTTTGTGCTTGCACTGGCTATAGCCTCATCAACTGAGGTTGCAGAGAGCAGAGATTTTAATATCTTGG CTCAGGGCAGCTTGCCTGATGCAGCCAAGGGACTAGGTCTAACTGCATCCAGTGGAAAGCTGTGTCAATTATGTGAGCAGTACTCAACTGAGGCACTTTTCTATCTCACACAAAACGAAACACGGACTGAAATTCTTAGCATTCTACACCATGAATGTGCAAGCCTTGCCCCTCTGAAGCAGCAG TGCATCACGCTGGTCGACTACTATGTACCCCTTTTCTTCCTCGAGGTTTCCATGGTTACCCCTGAAAAGTTCTGTGAATCGATGCATCTCTGCAAGAAGGGGATGAAGATTAGCCTACCCACTCGGGAGGGTACTTGTGGTTTATGCCACCATGTTGTTGTTGAAATTCTTGTCATGGTTAAAGATCCCAACACGCAG CTGGAAGTAATCGACCTACTCACCAAAACATGCAGCAAGGCGCAGAACTATGAACAGCAG TGCAAGCGGCTGGTCCTCAAGTATACCCCACTGATTCTGGTGAAGGGCCAGAAATTCCTTGAGACAACGGATGTCTGCTCTGCGATACATGCATGCAAAGCAGGCACACAAGCATCAATGGAAGCTATGCCTCTGTCTGCCACTTTGTGA